The Lycium ferocissimum isolate CSIRO_LF1 chromosome 10, AGI_CSIRO_Lferr_CH_V1, whole genome shotgun sequence genome window below encodes:
- the LOC132032703 gene encoding serine/arginine-rich SC35-like splicing factor SCL33 isoform X1 → MRRRSYSPSPPRGYGRRGRSPSPRGRYGGRSRDAPTSLLVRNLRHDCRPEDLRRPFGQFGPVKDIYLPRDYYTGEPRGFGFVQFVDPADAAEAKYQMDGQGFQGRQLTVVFAEENRKKPTEMRARERSGSGRSSRSYSYDRRRSPPRYSRSPPSRYARSRSHSRGYYSPKRRHYSRSLSPEEKRDSRERSYSRSPARDLSPPPYNGSRSRSQTPVREGSPYDDGPRSRSRTPVRDRSPVRSPSRSRSRSPDDARYSRDPDRDVSP, encoded by the exons ATGAGGAGGAGAAGTTACAGCCCATCACCACCAAGAGGTTATGGCAGGAGAGGAAGGAGCCCGAGCCCCAGGGGTCGCTATGGTGGTCGTAGCAGAGATGCTCCTACTAGTCTTTTAGTTCGAAACCTTCGCCATGATTGTCG GCCGGAAGACCTCAGAAGGCCGTTCGGGCAATTTGGCCCTGTCAAGGATATTTACTTGCCGAGGGACTATTACACTGG TGAACCGCGTGGCTTTGGCTTTGTCCAGTTTGTGGATCCCGCTGATGCTGCAGAAGCTAAGTATCAGATGGATGGACAGGGTTTTCAAGGTCGGCAACTCACTGTGGTTTTTGCAGAGGAGAACAGGAAAAAGCCAACTGAAATGAGAGCCAGGGAACGTAGTGGAAG TGGTAGGAGTAGCCGTAGCTATAGCTATGATCGGAGACGGAGTCCCCCTCGATATTCCCGATCTCCACCTTCACGCTATGCAAGATCACGATCACACAGCCGTGGCTACTACTCTCCCAAGAGAAGGCACTACTCAAG GTCTCTTTCACCTGAAGAGAAAAGAGACAGTCGTGAGAGATCATATTCGCGTTCCCCAGCGCGTGACCTTTCTCCTCCACCATACAATGGGTCGAGGAGTCGCAGTCAAACTCCAGTCAGAGAGGGTTCACCATATGATGATGGTCCAAGGAGCCGCAGTAGAACTCCCGTTAGGGATCGTTCTCCGGTTAGGAGCCCCAGTAGAAGCCGTAGCAGGAGCCCTGATGATGCTCGCTACTCGAGGGATCCAGACCGCGACGTCTCTCCATGA
- the LOC132032702 gene encoding uncharacterized protein LOC132032702, whose translation MQHDEVIWQVIRHKHCSFMAKIETGIFCRNPYNVTGICNRSSCPLANSRYATIRDHDGVFYLYMKTIERAHMPNKLWERVKLPRNYEKALEIIDKHLMYWPKFLVHKAKQRLTKMTQMRIRMRKLALKTREKIMTTPRKETKRESRRQEKAEKAALLDKSIEKELLERLSKGVYGDIYNYPEQKYQEILDREALQVASEEEDEEEPEVEYVEGYEDLEEEDDMEDFDGLGIRDNGLDDDTGMDDEDDDDDEEEAVAVHRKSGRKDSALARRRAEKDDPSAKAKKKAKVLVEVEHDDTGARQTAVQ comes from the exons ATGCAGCACGATGAGGTCATATGGCAAGTTATCAGACACAAGCATTGCAGCTTTATGGCAAA GATTGAGACGGGGATATTTTGTCGAAACCCATATAATGTAACTGGGATTTGCAACCGTAGCTCATGTCCTCTGGCTAATAGTCGGTACGCCACCATTCGGGATCATGATG GAGTGTTCTATCTGTACATGAAAACAATAGAAAGGGCTCACATGCCAAACAaactttgggaaagagttaaaTTGCCAAGAAATTATGAAAAGGCTCTTGAAATCATTGATAAACATTTG ATGTACTGGCCAAAGTTTCTTGTGCACAAGGCAAAACAACGATTAACAAAAATGACTCAGATGCGAATAAGAATGAGGAAGCTTGCTTTGAAAACAAG GGAGAAGATAATGACCACACCaaggaaagaaacaaaaagagaatCTCGTCGACAGGAAAAGGCTGAAAAAGCCGCTCTTCTCGATAAA AGTATTGAGAAGGAACTGCTAGAACGCCTTTCAAAAGGAGTGTATGGTGATATATACAATTATCCCGAGCAGAAGTATCAAGAGATTCTTGACAGGGAAGCATTGCAAGTGGCTAGCGAAGAAGAAGATGAGGAG GAACCTGAAGTGGAATATGTTGAAGGCTATGAAGATCTTGAAGAGGAAGATGATATGGAAGATTTTGATGGTCTTGGAATTAGAGACAATGGCTTGGATGATGATACTG GAATGGACGacgaagatgatgatgatgacgaagAAGAGGCTGTTGCAGTTCATCGGAAGAGCGGTAGAAAAGATTCTGCTTTAGCTAGAAGAAGAGCCGAGAAAGATGATCCAAGTGCCAAAGCAAAGAAAAAGGCGAAAGTGCTCGTGGAG GTTGAGCATGATGATACCGGTGCAAGACAGACAGCAGTACAATGA
- the LOC132032703 gene encoding serine/arginine-rich SC35-like splicing factor SCL33 isoform X2 yields the protein MSSLEELQVIFKLIHSSEPRGFGFVQFVDPADAAEAKYQMDGQGFQGRQLTVVFAEENRKKPTEMRARERSGSGRSSRSYSYDRRRSPPRYSRSPPSRYARSRSHSRGYYSPKRRHYSRSLSPEEKRDSRERSYSRSPARDLSPPPYNGSRSRSQTPVREGSPYDDGPRSRSRTPVRDRSPVRSPSRSRSRSPDDARYSRDPDRDVSP from the exons ATGTCAAGTCTTGAAGAACTTCAAGTCATCTTTAAACTGATACATTCAAG TGAACCGCGTGGCTTTGGCTTTGTCCAGTTTGTGGATCCCGCTGATGCTGCAGAAGCTAAGTATCAGATGGATGGACAGGGTTTTCAAGGTCGGCAACTCACTGTGGTTTTTGCAGAGGAGAACAGGAAAAAGCCAACTGAAATGAGAGCCAGGGAACGTAGTGGAAG TGGTAGGAGTAGCCGTAGCTATAGCTATGATCGGAGACGGAGTCCCCCTCGATATTCCCGATCTCCACCTTCACGCTATGCAAGATCACGATCACACAGCCGTGGCTACTACTCTCCCAAGAGAAGGCACTACTCAAG GTCTCTTTCACCTGAAGAGAAAAGAGACAGTCGTGAGAGATCATATTCGCGTTCCCCAGCGCGTGACCTTTCTCCTCCACCATACAATGGGTCGAGGAGTCGCAGTCAAACTCCAGTCAGAGAGGGTTCACCATATGATGATGGTCCAAGGAGCCGCAGTAGAACTCCCGTTAGGGATCGTTCTCCGGTTAGGAGCCCCAGTAGAAGCCGTAGCAGGAGCCCTGATGATGCTCGCTACTCGAGGGATCCAGACCGCGACGTCTCTCCATGA